Proteins from one Pueribacillus theae genomic window:
- a CDS encoding helix-turn-helix transcriptional regulator, protein MAKWDNMLSMLWMLRSGRKLTAAQIADSLEISVRTVYRYIDALCASGVPVVAESGHDGGIRILESFMETPLFFNSVELKALVDANKFAQAAGYPYTEELESALKKVENGLHEEQRHDLFRQTSSLDVISPARPPSVVPLLRDLERAAKDGRTIRIAYRKPNVKQADEREVDPYGLAYDRNEWYTVAFCHRSQAMRTFRVDRIARLEPTEARFVKPERFSASAYFRDQSEREREADGPLAVVRIAGEPDTLNAVCGHWHLRHYLTERTDREAWFQLDVPTMNKYLPMYLVTFGTAICIREPLELKRQIQKMAYGIAKLYEDDPD, encoded by the coding sequence ATGGCGAAATGGGACAACATGCTGTCCATGCTTTGGATGCTGCGCTCCGGAAGGAAGCTCACCGCCGCGCAGATTGCGGATAGTTTGGAGATCAGCGTTCGAACCGTGTACCGGTATATCGACGCGTTATGTGCCAGCGGCGTGCCGGTCGTCGCGGAATCAGGTCATGACGGCGGTATTCGCATTCTGGAAAGCTTCATGGAGACGCCGTTGTTCTTTAACTCCGTAGAGCTGAAGGCGCTTGTGGATGCGAATAAATTTGCGCAAGCCGCAGGCTATCCGTATACGGAGGAACTGGAAAGCGCGTTAAAGAAGGTAGAGAACGGGCTTCACGAAGAGCAGCGCCACGATCTGTTCCGCCAGACGAGCAGCTTGGACGTGATTTCCCCGGCGCGTCCACCTTCCGTCGTTCCGTTGTTGCGGGATCTGGAGCGGGCGGCGAAGGATGGGCGAACGATCCGTATCGCTTATCGCAAACCGAATGTGAAGCAGGCCGACGAACGTGAAGTTGATCCATACGGGCTCGCTTATGACCGAAACGAATGGTACACTGTTGCGTTCTGCCATCGTTCGCAGGCGATGCGGACGTTCCGAGTGGATCGCATCGCGCGGCTGGAGCCGACCGAAGCGCGGTTCGTAAAGCCGGAGCGTTTCTCCGCGTCCGCCTATTTCCGCGATCAGTCCGAAAGGGAACGGGAGGCGGACGGACCGCTGGCGGTCGTCCGCATTGCGGGAGAGCCAGACACGCTGAACGCGGTTTGCGGCCACTGGCATCTGCGCCACTATTTGACGGAGCGGACCGATCGGGAGGCGTGGTTTCAGCTCGATGTCCCGACGATGAATAAATACCTTCCAATGTATCTGGTGACGTTCGGCACCGCCATTTGCATACGGGAGCCGCTGGAATTGAAACGCCAAATCCAGAAAATGGCATACGGAATCGCAAAACTTTACGAAGACGATCCTGATTGA